The Stieleria maiorica genome includes the window TTACGGTCATCGACCAAGCCTCAGACAAGGCGGTCGGAATGACGACGTACATGAACATCGACGCAAAGCATCGGCGATTGGAGATCGGGTCGACTTGGTATCGTCGATCGGTGTGGCGCAGCGGGCTGAACACGCAATGCAAATTGCTCTTGCTGACCCATGCGTTTGAAACGATGGATTGCATCGCTGTCGAGTTTCGCACGCATTTCTTGAACCGCCGCAGTCGCGCCGCGATTGAACGTTTGGGCGCGAAGCTGGACGGGGTGTTGCGGAATCACCAGATCTTGGCCGACCGGACGCTGCGAGACACCTGCGTGTAT containing:
- a CDS encoding GNAT family N-acetyltransferase, whose amino-acid sequence is MEWADAVTLCGGGVRLELLDPRHHEDLVDSTRDGRLWELWYTSVPAPDAMAAEISRRLELYQRRLMVPFTVIDQASDKAVGMTTYMNIDAKHRRLEIGSTWYRRSVWRSGLNTQCKLLLLTHAFETMDCIAVEFRTHFLNRRSRAAIERLGAKLDGVLRNHQILADRTLRDTCVYSIIAGEWPTVKTHLAFEAGRND